A window of Drosophila santomea strain STO CAGO 1482 chromosome X, Prin_Dsan_1.1, whole genome shotgun sequence genomic DNA:
ATCATAAGTACGCCCCAAGagccggccacgccccctccaccaccgccacctccACCGATCACCAAGACCTACTACAAGTCGCAGACGCTCTCATCTGGTATCCACTCCGGTTCCATTCCCtcctcgcactcgcactcgcactcagAGGAGAAGCgctacagcagcagcacagtGAGGCCCAAGTACACGGCACCACCAACgacgaaacaacaacagcagcaggtgcaccaccaccaacaacagGTGCTCCACCCGCAGCACCACAGCCACCAAATAGCCGGAAAGCTGAGGGGCTCTTCATTGGCGCTAACGAATTCGAAGCCCATTCAGCACTTTCAGTCCGAAACGGAAACGGCATATCAGGCGCCCGATTTGCCCGTCGACGAACTCAGTCCGAACGTGGAGTTCATATACAAGATCAAGACGCGAGCTCCCCTGCAAACGGCCACAGTGAAGACTGTCTCGAAGCCCTACACTTTGCCTCTGAAGAGTGCTGAGCACTTTGACCACGGTGCGGCCCTGAAGAACATCGAAGAATTCGATCTATCCCACGTGGTTCCCACTCCAGATCGAGTGGAACGGGAACGGGAGAGGGAGCGGGAGAGGGAGCGGGAGAGGGAgcgggagagggagagggacAGGGAGCGTGATTCGCGGGAAGACCAGGAGAGGCTTACAAACTCGGGCAAGCCGCACAAGTTGTATTTCAATTCGGAAATCTATCACGACATCAATGCGTTGCCCTACAAAAGTAAGGAGGCAGCTCTGCAGGAATATCGCCACAAGCTCAAGGCGTCATCCGGGTCATCCGGGGAACTGCATCCGGATTACAAGGGCTACTCCGCATCCGGTTACTTTGCCGAGCCGGAAGCAGAGGTGGAGAATGAATCGAAGCTAGTCCTCAACGAAGAGGGCTATCCCTATCGTTATGTGCTCAAGAAGGAAACTCTGCTGGATGATCATGACCCCTGGCTGTCCCACAcacacggccacgcccaccagcacgcccacggccacgcccactcgcacagcaacagcaacaagcaCCCGAGCCTCGAATACGACAGCTACAGTCCGAAGTTCAACAACAATCCCGAGGGCTACGGCTATCAGCACACGTACAAGGTCAGAGGTCAGccgggcggcggcggcgggtcggggggcgtggctggaaTAGGCGGCGGCACGGCGGCAGGAGGTGGAAAGCGGGGAAAACGGGGAGGAGGCGCTCATCCCAGGCAAGAGGCGATTAAGAAGCAACTGCGCTCATCGGAGGTCAAGGATTTGGAAGCCAGTTTGGCTTTGAGGCCACCGCCCAAATAGTAATCCCCTTTCCCCCTCCCCATCCCCCTTCCCTTGATTAATCGAACCACCCTCATAGCTTATTTTATGCCAGAACTTCGTGCATGCTTCATTGTATATGCtattgtcttttttttttagaatcTAAGTGTAAGTACGATTATTTATTGTATGGCCCACTGCTGAAAGCGTAGCCAACTAAAACAAACGATAACAAATTACgccaataaacaaattaatgaaataatttaaaatgaaagcTGCTAGCTATCAATATGATAACCGCATGAAATAGATTTTCCATTCATATCCATAATTCGCACTGCTTGGAAAATGCAAGTGCCGCCTCTGTTGATCGGACTTTTTTAGTTTCGATTTTTATTCGGCTATTTGTTTTGCTCaatgtgtgggtgtgagtgcgagtgtgagtgtttgagtgtgtgcgtgtgatgtaattaataattttagcAAGCAATTCAAAGGCAGCCGCCCACAACCCCCCAATAAACTGATTGAAACATCCAGAGATTCAGCCTCGGATTGGGTAAATCACAGTAAAAGTGCCGCAGCTGCAACAATGTAACTCTTTCTCGATGTCAGTACATTTGCCAGATTTGCGTTCCGGTTTCATATAGGAACACAAAGTATACGGGCAAGAATCTGTTGTAAATGGCAGAAAAGAGTGTCAAATGTGTAGTTACGTGAGATTTTGACGATTAATCGCCAGCCCAGCGACCACATTGTCTCTATTTTTTTGTGGCTCGAATTCGGCACCCGCTCACGCACAGATTTTATTCAAGATCATATAGTGGTTCAGCGACGACCGATGGTgggtataaaaagtattttcacTGGCCATAGCCAGTCATTGCTCACTCAGCATTCAAGCCCCCAAATCAGCCGCACTGATGATGCTCAAAGTCGTAAAGGTGAGTCGGCTGAACGCCTTTCGCAGGTCCTTTTGTGTTAATAGCTTATCTTGGCAGATCCTCTTGCTCTTCGCCCTTCTGGGCGTGGCCTGTATCCAGGCCGTCGTGGTCGGACCCCAACCGCTGCACAACAACAACCGGAACGGCTACCGCTACAATGGCCCCGCCCACAAGTATCTGCCTTCGGAGGAGTCGCACTCGCACGGCAGCCACGTGGATTCGAGTCACAAGCATGGTCAGCAGGGCACCAGTGATCCCTACAACTCACATCATTACCCAGCACAACAGCACCATGACCAGGGAACGCAGGAGCATGACCATCATTCGCCTCttgcacagcagcaacaccagcaaaaTCATCAGAACGCCTACAATGAAGGACCTGAATACCAGCAGCATCATGGATTAaaccaacagcagcatcatGGATTtaaccagcagcaacatcatgGACTAAACCAACAGTATCAAAGTTACGGGCAGCAACACTATCAACAGAGCCCCAACCAGCTGCAACATCATCAGTCGCAACACTTAGCCGAACACGCCTACGAACCAGCCCatttccagcagcagcagccccaAGAACACGAACCTTGGCATTCCTCTCAGTCTTCGCAATCTTCGCATGGTttccaacagcagcagcaacatgagcaGTTCCGGCCACAGCAGCATCACAATCGCTTTGAGCAACAGCTACCGCTGCGGGAAGACCTTTGGCAACCTATTCGTGAACTGGACCTGGAGAAGCTGCCATCGGCGGAGGCGCACGCCACTAGCCACCAGACGGTTGCTGCTCCTGGACGAGATGTCAAGCTGGTGCCAAGTTACACGCTCTCCAGCGACTTTGAGCACGACCGCTTCATTGGACTGGATGGTACGGACACTCGTCTGCTGACCCAATCTCTGCCAGATGCCTACCGCAAGCAGCTCTTCTCCTCGCCCCCCGAACCGTCGTCTTTAAGCCAGCGGCCGCACCAGCAACTCAAGCCTGGATCCGCCGCCTACGGTGGTTCCACCTCCGATTTCCTGCAAATGCAGTCCCACTCGTATCAGTTGCCCTCAACGTTCAGCACCCACGCGGAGTGGCCCCAGGACAAGgagcaccaacagcaacaggacACTGGCAATCGTCAGTACGCGACTAGTGGCTACGCAGTTGCCCCTTCGTACCTGCACACCTCCGAGCCACACACCTCGCAACCGCCCACAAATAGCTTGCCCCATCCCAGCCGTGACTTCCAGCCACCTTACTACTGAAGCAGCCCTTGAACGGACCTCATAACTGAATTGACTGGTACGTGGATCGTCTGGCAGAAGATCGTACTATCTTCAACACTCGCTTTTCTTCGGAAAGCATTTGGTCTGAAAAGCAACACTTTTATCGTAACAATTGTACAGATAAATACtattcccctttttttttatatttaataaagaGCATTGGTGAACATACGGATTTTGTAGTTGTGCATGATAAAAACAGATCTTATGAACGTATGAATAAAACGTAAATTTGGAGCTCATGTGATATCATCCCAAACATCCGAAACAAAGACGACCTTCAtagctggccaaaagcgaggGTGGCTAATTTGATTACGATTTTCGCAGATAATTACGagaatttttgtaattttctcaTACTTATGCTGCTGTTTGTTTAGGCTAATGTTGCCGTGCCGAATTAGGCGCCGCCAAATTAGAGACGATTCGAGTTCGGTGTTCTCGAGCTGCTTCCGTCGTCCAAGTGAAGGTAAAACAAATAGAAACAaagacaaaaacagaaacagaaacagaggGCGCACCTTAAAAACACCCACACGACTGCGTCTGTTGTAGAAATGATATGCGGCAGCAGCACCGCAACTTTCATTGCAGCAGGAAGCCAGCAGCCATGGGTAAATATTGCATTCATCAGTGCTCTCCTTTTGGCACACTATTTGTTATGTTCATGACTCGGTTCGGTTTCAATCAAGTCGAGTcatcgaaattgaaatgttgGCGTCGTGCGAAGGCGATCGATCGatgaacagcagcagcagcaccaacaaccaacaacaaccaacaactGCCCATTGCTGAGGGCAAACTGGTGTGTGCGACGATTGTGGCACGGCGtcactttcattttcagtCGGCAATTTGTTGTACGGAAGTCGAAAGCAACTTATTTGAAACCCAGAGACAGACCTTAATGCAGGCAGAATACTGTAAGGCATACGGAATTATTGCTATCGCAATATTAAAACTATCCCAGCCACCAATAAACTTCACACTTAAATCTTGGGCCACACAACAAGTGTCGTGTTCCTCACGGGAAAACCGCctacacagaaaaaaacataaccaTCTCTTTTGGTTACTAAATGGTAGAGATTCAAGTTGATTATCACCACATTAgagctttttttttctgtgcagcCAGCAGCTAATCTGGGAAGTTCGTGAAGTGGAAAATTTTGCATTCGAAGGGCGACGAAGACGAAGACTAAGACCAAAAGTCCCCGGCTCAGTTACACGGGTTGTTGATCCCACAAAAGACGGCGAAAGCAATTTTCGAACCTGCAACATTGCGAAATTGTTTCGCAAGCGCCACAAGCCAAAAAGATCATTTAATCAGAATTAGGTTTAATAACAACCAGAGTTTTAATCAAACTGGGCGTTTCGATATTGGACAATTGGACAATTGGTAGTTAGGTGGTTTGGTGTTTTGGTGTTTTGGTGGCGGGATACCAGATTACGCAACCAGGAGGAAGAGTTGCAAGTGGAAGATATCGCTTTCAGCGGAACCACAGATATCGAATGACATCGGGGCGGCTTCTTCTTATATATGCCCATGCCGTGAGTGCCAATGCATGCATTTGCAACAGACAACCATATTGAGCAGCATGTTCAGGTTTATTCACCTCGACATCCTGGTCAGCCTGTTTGGCTGTTTTGCATTGATGCGGGcacagcaccagcagcaatcCCACCAGCAGGAGCTTTCGGGGCTACAACTCCACCATCCCCCGTGGCTGTACTCGATGCCCTGGCGACCTTTGATCCTGCCCACAGCTAGCCCATTGCCTTCCTTGGCGGCGCTGGCTCAACTGAGTCCTGGCTACACGGGTCCGCAGACCTTTCCTCCAGATGCACAACAGGACCAACGATCACAAACGCAGCAacatccgcagcagcaacaggcgcAGCAATatccgcaacagcagcaatatcAGCAGTATCAGCAatatcagcagcaacagcaatatcagcaacaacagctgccTCAGCAATACCAGCAGGCAAATCCGCTGCAGTTCCAGCATCCGTCCGTCCTGGTGGGCTTATTCACTCCCCAACTGCAGGCCCCGCCGTTggcagctcctcctccacaGGCTGGCCACTTCAGCCTGCCCTTCAGGCCCTCCCCCTTCGCCGGGTACACGGATGACGTAGATGGAGAGGTAGCGCAGGGTCAGGGAAACGCTTTACAACAGCAAACGGCCCAACAGGAACTGGAGGAAGCGCCCTTCCATGACCATGCCTATAATAAGCCAGTGGCGGAGGGTTCCGAGCAGCCAAGGGGCTACGTCTACTTAGCGCCCAGTAATGCCTATAATCTCGTAAGAACTTAAAGAAGTTAAAGCAAAAGAACCCATAAATATCCACCTTTTTTTTGCTAATTCATAAGTCATTGCATACCAAATATCAATCATTACTCGTAGGCTTACATGAATTCAAGCGATATAACCCAGAAACGATAATGTGAAGTAAAGTCAGGCTCTGCAAATGAGATTTTGTGGAGTTGTAAGTGTAACAAATATGTTTTCACTCTCCGGGGTACCCAgcccaagtccaagtccaagtccaagtccaaatCCGAGTGCCAGGTTCATTTCCCATGGTAAATTCGAGCGCAGCTTCGAGTCTGGGTAATAAAATGCCGGGGATGACTCGCCCACTCTGGGAGGCCGCTGTCTTTGAAGGCGGCCGTCTTTTGCCATGGGCGGGCTGTGTTTTTGTGCTCGTATATCTGGCAATTTGTTGCCACTCTCAAATGCCTCAATTACAATCGTCTCGCACAAGTCGCAAATCGGTGAAATTATAACTCGATCGACGTGGCAGGTGTGACCTTGGCAAGCTTGGCGGGTTGCGCAACTGTCTGCAGGGCGGAGTCTTAGCGGCTGGCGGGCAATTACTTCAACTAAAGCCTCTGCCGTGGCACACAACTGTTGGCCAAAGAAACGAGCCCGGATGAGTACGAAATGCCACTCACAGCGTTTACCAGTCGAAAGTCAAGAAACATGTATATCTTGTATACCatacaacaaacaaatgaGTTCTATGAAGAGCAGAAATATCCCAAAATTGGAACTAACCCGATCTGTAATGGAGTTCTTAGGTACTCTTCTCTACAAGTACGGGCTTGAACTCCACTGCTTCGTAGAACTGCGCTTGAGGGTCGTCAGACGACACAAGCCACACCAGCAAGGTGCACATCATTTATCTTCCATGGTCACGGGCTGTATGCAGATGTATCGCAAAGGTTTCGGGCCAAGTCCATTAGTAGCCATGGATTACGGGTGCCGAAGGGATGGAGAGGGGCCGGGCTCGGGGTCGGGGTCGGGGTCAAAGGGGCACTAACAGGCCTCAAACTATTGccaaatcatcatcatccacgGCAGAGAC
This region includes:
- the LOC120457157 gene encoding histone-lysine N-methyltransferase, H3 lysine-79 specific, which gives rise to MGANILSRRQWCLCLLIIMTTLCSAVSVTSGTSGNSRRRAGSGAVSSLEDTGEKAFPDQLALAASRRGSDDRGYSRRGSAIHSRSKEAPSKDYSFGQVELNLVRPEHESHPKLILSTTTAASGSGSGSGASVNLEDSQSAAEYVANAIKLAYKQPPTQLKSQNPNHSPNINHIQAQQEQQPSTQRSYQEQRRDREILELQLQKELQQQALILSAGPSSPPSSPGSSSSSSPPSPALAPAPVYEKEPVTRSYELYEHSTEAESHVQAQEQDIERHYRPKYSNNYNNNNYAPYQPPQIYRNLEAEAEEKVRVSASTEIPKSEIMKQIEKSVIKYMKELEAEGKIISTPQEPATPPPPPPPPPITKTYYKSQTLSSGIHSGSIPSSHSHSHSEEKRYSSSTVRPKYTAPPTTKQQQQQVHHHQQQVLHPQHHSHQIAGKLRGSSLALTNSKPIQHFQSETETAYQAPDLPVDELSPNVEFIYKIKTRAPLQTATVKTVSKPYTLPLKSAEHFDHGAALKNIEEFDLSHVVPTPDRVERERERERERERERERERERDRERDSREDQERLTNSGKPHKLYFNSEIYHDINALPYKSKEAALQEYRHKLKASSGSSGELHPDYKGYSASGYFAEPEAEVENESKLVLNEEGYPYRYVLKKETLLDDHDPWLSHTHGHAHQHAHGHAHSHSNSNKHPSLEYDSYSPKFNNNPEGYGYQHTYKVRGQPGGGGGSGGVAGIGGGTAAGGGKRGKRGGGAHPRQEAIKKQLRSSEVKDLEASLALRPPPK
- the LOC120457163 gene encoding putative mediator of RNA polymerase II transcription subunit 26, whose protein sequence is MMLKVVKILLLFALLGVACIQAVVVGPQPLHNNNRNGYRYNGPAHKYLPSEESHSHGSHVDSSHKHGQQGTSDPYNSHHYPAQQHHDQGTQEHDHHSPLAQQQHQQNHQNAYNEGPEYQQHHGLNQQQHHGFNQQQHHGLNQQYQSYGQQHYQQSPNQLQHHQSQHLAEHAYEPAHFQQQQPQEHEPWHSSQSSQSSHGFQQQQQHEQFRPQQHHNRFEQQLPLREDLWQPIRELDLEKLPSAEAHATSHQTVAAPGRDVKLVPSYTLSSDFEHDRFIGLDGTDTRLLTQSLPDAYRKQLFSSPPEPSSLSQRPHQQLKPGSAAYGGSTSDFLQMQSHSYQLPSTFSTHAEWPQDKEHQQQQDTGNRQYATSGYAVAPSYLHTSEPHTSQPPTNSLPHPSRDFQPPYY
- the LOC120457166 gene encoding myb-like protein Q — its product is MFRFIHLDILVSLFGCFALMRAQHQQQSHQQELSGLQLHHPPWLYSMPWRPLILPTASPLPSLAALAQLSPGYTGPQTFPPDAQQDQRSQTQQHPQQQQAQQYPQQQQYQQYQQYQQQQQYQQQQLPQQYQQANPLQFQHPSVLVGLFTPQLQAPPLAAPPPQAGHFSLPFRPSPFAGYTDDVDGEVAQGQGNALQQQTAQQELEEAPFHDHAYNKPVAEGSEQPRGYVYLAPSNAYNLVRT